In one window of Zhihengliuella sp. ISTPL4 DNA:
- a CDS encoding ABC-F family ATP-binding cassette domain-containing protein, producing MAHLLGAEALHLEYPTRVVFDAVTLGIEEGDRIGIVGRNGDGKSSLLGMLAGTKEPDSGRVTVRGGTRIGVLDQADTLPDDITIGAAVVGDMAEHEWAGDARVRDVIEGLLTDLPWDAQLGSLSGGQRRRVSLAKLLTGDWDVIALDEPTNHLDVEAITWLAGHLKKRWPANAGALLVVTHDRWFLDEICTETWEVHDRIVEPFEGGYAAYILQRVERDRMAAATEAKRQNLARKELAWLRRGAPARTSKPKFRIDAANELIADVPEIRDKVSLQSLAVSRLGKDVVDLLDVGVTYPSTGSGTQAGSGTQAGGKTVLKDVEWRIAPGERTGILGVNGAGKSTLLGLISGTVEPTEGRIKRGKTVQVRTLTQRLDELLPHWNDPVRVVISGLRTSYTLGAGSKAQDLTPGQLLERLGFSSAQLSTPVKDLSGGQQRRLQLLLVLLDQPNVLILDEPTNDMDTDMLAAIEDLLDSWSGTLLVVSHDRYFLERVTDQQYAILPGPDGAGRLRHLPGGVDEYLRLRQRVESAPATPAAASASAASGLDGAALRAAQKEAAALERRIQKLTQQVDAAKHALADHDQSDYAGLGERMKAITAQEAEIEELELRWFELTEQIG from the coding sequence ATGGCACATCTTCTCGGGGCCGAAGCCCTGCACCTCGAATACCCGACCCGCGTCGTCTTCGACGCCGTGACCCTCGGCATCGAGGAGGGCGACCGCATCGGCATCGTCGGCCGGAACGGCGACGGCAAGTCGAGCCTTCTCGGCATGCTCGCCGGCACCAAGGAGCCGGATTCCGGCCGCGTGACCGTGCGCGGCGGCACCCGTATCGGCGTGCTCGACCAGGCCGACACGCTCCCCGACGACATCACGATCGGCGCCGCCGTGGTGGGCGACATGGCCGAGCACGAGTGGGCCGGCGACGCCCGGGTGCGCGACGTGATCGAGGGGCTGCTGACCGATCTGCCGTGGGACGCGCAGCTCGGCTCCCTCTCCGGAGGACAGCGCCGCCGCGTGTCCCTCGCGAAGCTGCTCACGGGCGACTGGGACGTCATCGCGCTCGACGAGCCGACCAACCACCTCGACGTCGAGGCGATCACCTGGCTCGCCGGGCACCTCAAGAAGCGCTGGCCGGCGAATGCCGGCGCTCTCCTCGTCGTGACCCACGATCGGTGGTTCCTCGACGAGATCTGCACCGAGACGTGGGAGGTGCACGATCGCATCGTCGAGCCCTTCGAGGGCGGCTATGCGGCCTACATCCTGCAGCGGGTGGAGCGCGACCGGATGGCGGCGGCGACCGAGGCGAAGCGGCAGAACCTCGCCCGCAAGGAGCTCGCCTGGCTGCGCCGCGGTGCTCCCGCGAGGACCAGCAAGCCGAAGTTCCGTATCGACGCGGCCAACGAGCTCATCGCCGACGTGCCCGAGATCCGGGACAAGGTCTCGCTGCAGTCGCTCGCCGTCTCGCGGCTGGGCAAGGACGTCGTCGATCTGCTCGATGTGGGGGTGACGTACCCTTCGACGGGCTCAGGGACCCAGGCGGGCTCAGGGACCCAGGCGGGCGGGAAGACCGTGCTCAAGGACGTCGAGTGGCGGATCGCCCCGGGCGAGCGCACGGGCATCCTCGGCGTGAACGGTGCCGGGAAGTCCACCCTCCTGGGGCTCATCTCCGGCACGGTCGAGCCCACAGAGGGCCGGATCAAGCGGGGGAAGACCGTGCAGGTGCGCACGCTCACGCAGCGCCTCGACGAACTCCTCCCGCACTGGAACGACCCTGTGCGCGTGGTCATCTCGGGTCTGCGCACCTCGTACACGCTCGGCGCAGGATCGAAGGCGCAGGATCTCACGCCCGGGCAGCTCCTGGAGCGGCTCGGCTTCTCGTCCGCCCAGCTCTCGACGCCGGTGAAGGATCTCTCCGGTGGCCAGCAGCGCCGGCTGCAGCTGCTGCTCGTGCTGCTCGACCAGCCGAACGTGCTCATCCTCGACGAGCCCACCAACGATATGGACACCGACATGCTCGCCGCCATCGAGGATCTCCTCGACTCCTGGTCGGGCACGCTCCTCGTCGTGAGCCACGACCGGTACTTCCTGGAGCGGGTGACGGATCAGCAGTATGCGATCCTCCCCGGTCCGGACGGCGCGGGACGTCTGCGGCATCTCCCCGGCGGCGTGGACGAGTACCTGCGCCTGCGGCAGCGCGTCGAGAGCGCTCCGGCGACCCCGGCGGCGGCCTCTGCCTCGGCAGCGAGCGGGCTCGACGGCGCCGCTCTCCGTGCCGCCCAGAAGGAGGCGGCCGCCCTGGAGCGCCGCATCCAGAAGCTCACGCAGCAGGTCGATGCGGCCAAGCACGCCCTCGCCGACCACGACCAGTCCGACTACGCGGGCCTGGGCGAGCGGATGAAGGCGATCACGGCGCAGGAGGCCGAGATCGAGGAGCTGGAGCTGCGTTGGTTCGAACTCACGGAGCAGATCGGCTGA
- a CDS encoding Na+/H+ antiporter, with translation MEGLEVTVLLGLTILVGTLIAPRVRLALPLVLVVLGLALGFIPPLREVQLPPETVLLLFLPVMLFWESLTTSLRSIRRDFRYIVPMSTLLVVASAFAVAGIGVVFGMPWEIALILGAAVAPPDATAVAALGQLLPRRMFMKLKAESLTNDGTALVLYAIAVSLALGGQVTPLSVTWDVLVSYVGGIAAGIAVAALATLLLRRMSSTIVINVTLLLVPFSAFLIAELVHASGVLAVVVAGLIVAWVSPRVTTAASRRQADAAWPFGVFLLNGALFVLIGLEVQFVAHEISAAAIGRLVLVTLAVWVTLFAVRYVFQLLNALFQRRPSERPPRGARSRARLVSTVAGMRGAVSLAIALSVPTGVSGGSVVGGRDEIVFVTAGVILLSLLVQAPLLPTLVRWARFPVDHAEDEEYELAERAISGAALAALDDLAAEHGIGQEVRDRVRAEGYQALEFANARTLAREQALIDAEADALDEMLGQPDPYGTGGDARPEGDEEGDGAVSAGTAPDPQATDGTTLQMIATSADVDLAQRSPLVRHEEHTRLKLALLDRKREVLLGLRGAGTVDDMVVRRISARLDLEQVRLQGIEELD, from the coding sequence ATGGAAGGCCTCGAAGTAACCGTCCTGCTCGGACTCACGATCCTCGTCGGAACCCTGATCGCCCCGCGCGTGCGTCTCGCGCTGCCCCTCGTCCTCGTCGTCCTCGGTCTGGCGCTGGGATTCATCCCGCCGCTGCGTGAGGTCCAGCTGCCGCCGGAGACCGTGCTGCTGCTCTTCCTGCCGGTGATGCTCTTCTGGGAGAGCCTGACCACGTCGCTGCGCTCGATCCGTCGCGACTTCCGGTACATCGTGCCGATGAGCACTCTCCTCGTCGTCGCCTCCGCGTTCGCGGTGGCCGGCATTGGGGTGGTGTTCGGCATGCCGTGGGAGATCGCGCTCATCCTGGGCGCTGCGGTCGCGCCGCCCGATGCCACGGCGGTCGCCGCGCTCGGCCAGCTGCTGCCACGCCGGATGTTCATGAAGCTCAAGGCCGAGAGCCTGACCAACGACGGCACGGCGCTGGTGCTCTACGCGATCGCGGTCTCCCTCGCCCTGGGCGGCCAGGTCACGCCGCTCTCGGTCACGTGGGACGTGCTCGTGTCGTACGTGGGCGGGATCGCCGCCGGTATCGCGGTCGCGGCCCTGGCCACGCTGCTGCTCCGCCGGATGTCCTCCACCATCGTCATCAACGTGACGCTGCTGCTCGTGCCGTTCTCCGCCTTCCTCATCGCCGAGCTCGTCCACGCGTCCGGCGTGCTCGCCGTGGTCGTCGCCGGACTCATCGTCGCCTGGGTGTCGCCGCGGGTGACGACCGCGGCTTCGCGCCGACAGGCCGACGCCGCCTGGCCCTTCGGCGTCTTCCTCCTCAACGGGGCGCTGTTCGTCCTCATCGGCCTCGAGGTGCAGTTCGTCGCGCACGAGATCTCCGCCGCCGCCATCGGCCGTCTGGTGCTCGTGACGCTCGCCGTGTGGGTGACGCTGTTCGCCGTCCGGTACGTGTTCCAGCTCCTCAACGCCCTGTTCCAGCGGCGGCCGTCCGAACGCCCGCCCCGCGGAGCCCGCTCCCGCGCCCGGCTCGTGTCCACGGTCGCCGGCATGCGCGGCGCCGTCTCCTTGGCGATCGCGCTGTCGGTGCCGACCGGGGTCTCCGGGGGGAGCGTCGTGGGTGGGCGCGACGAGATCGTCTTCGTGACCGCGGGGGTGATCCTGCTCAGCCTTCTCGTGCAGGCGCCGCTGCTTCCCACGCTCGTGCGGTGGGCGCGGTTCCCTGTCGACCATGCCGAGGACGAGGAGTACGAACTCGCCGAGCGGGCGATCTCCGGAGCGGCCCTGGCCGCGCTCGACGACCTCGCCGCGGAACACGGCATCGGGCAGGAGGTGCGCGACCGTGTCCGCGCCGAGGGGTACCAGGCGCTGGAGTTCGCGAACGCCCGGACACTCGCGCGGGAGCAGGCGCTCATCGACGCCGAGGCCGACGCGCTGGACGAGATGCTCGGCCAGCCCGATCCTTACGGCACCGGGGGAGACGCGCGCCCTGAGGGGGACGAAGAAGGCGACGGCGCGGTCTCGGCCGGGACCGCCCCTGACCCGCAGGCGACGGACGGCACGACGCTGCAGATGATCGCCACCTCCGCCGACGTCGACCTCGCCCAGCGCTCGCCGCTCGTCCGGCACGAGGAGCACACCCGGCTCAAGCTCGCGCTGCTCGACCGCAAGCGCGAAGTCCTGCTCGGGCTCCGCGGCGCCGGAACCGTGGACGACATGGTCGTCCGCCGGATCTCCGCCCGCCTCGACCTGGAGCAGGTGCGCCTGCAGGGCATCGAAGAGCTCGACTGA
- a CDS encoding MetQ/NlpA family ABC transporter substrate-binding protein: MSRRTTSALAALAVVPLFVALAGCATSSDAGSGDGGSENETVKIGVVGKGDAQWAPFVEAAAEEGITVELVDFGSYEQPNPALTEGEIDLNQFQHIVYLAEYNNASGSDLTPIGSTAIYPLGLYSTKYDDVDDIKKGDTVAVPDDASNQARALNVLQQAGLLELKSGGTPYSDLADIDADKSKVKVTALEGALIPTSLPDVAAAIINNDFVEDAGLTFDDAIAQDDPEDPSALPYVNIFAARAEDADNETYQKLVEIFQTNEDVQAGLLESSGDTAVALRTPVEDLVASLEKVQKDAEEK, from the coding sequence ATGTCCCGCCGCACCACCTCCGCCCTCGCCGCGCTCGCCGTGGTCCCGCTGTTCGTCGCCCTCGCCGGGTGCGCCACCTCGTCCGACGCGGGCTCCGGCGACGGTGGTTCCGAGAACGAGACCGTCAAGATCGGCGTCGTCGGGAAGGGCGACGCGCAGTGGGCGCCCTTCGTCGAGGCGGCCGCCGAGGAGGGCATCACGGTCGAGCTCGTCGACTTCGGATCCTACGAGCAGCCGAACCCGGCGCTCACCGAGGGTGAGATCGACCTCAACCAGTTCCAGCACATCGTGTACCTCGCGGAGTACAACAACGCCTCCGGCTCCGACCTCACGCCGATCGGCTCGACCGCGATCTACCCGCTCGGCCTGTACTCGACGAAGTACGACGATGTCGACGACATCAAGAAGGGCGACACGGTCGCGGTTCCGGACGACGCTTCGAACCAGGCACGCGCTCTCAACGTGCTGCAGCAGGCCGGCCTGCTCGAGCTCAAGAGCGGGGGCACGCCCTACTCCGATCTCGCCGACATCGATGCGGACAAGTCGAAGGTGAAGGTGACGGCCCTCGAGGGTGCGCTCATCCCGACGTCGCTCCCCGATGTCGCGGCCGCGATCATCAACAACGACTTCGTCGAGGATGCCGGACTGACGTTCGACGACGCGATCGCTCAGGACGACCCGGAGGACCCGAGCGCCCTCCCGTACGTGAACATCTTCGCCGCACGTGCCGAAGACGCGGACAACGAGACCTACCAGAAGCTCGTCGAGATCTTCCAGACGAACGAGGATGTGCAGGCAGGGCTGCTCGAGTCCTCGGGGGACACCGCGGTGGCGCTCCGCACCCCGGTCGAGGACCTCGTGGCTTCGCTGGAGAAGGTCCAGAAGGACGCAGAAGAGAAGTAA
- a CDS encoding methionine ABC transporter ATP-binding protein, whose product MPIVSLTNVSKTYPARTHGDREIVAVDDVTLSIDKGDVFGIIGYSGAGKSTLVRLINALEPATRGTITVDGVDITALKESELRAVRGGIGMIFQQFNLFSSRSVKANIAYPLKLAGWSKPDIEARVTELLSFVGLSDKAKAYPEQLSGGQKQRVGIARALATKPAILLADEATSALDPQTTHEVLDLLKRVNEEQGVTIVVITHEMDVIQTIATRVAVMENGRVIEQGDVFDVFSAPQNPASQRFVGTVVKGVPSPSELAVLRDRHIGRLVTLSFRDGDSSQAQVFLDLASAGLDFELVYGGINDIRGRAFGHLTLAIRGDAGAIDQALARIAERVEVTVIAGEEAR is encoded by the coding sequence ATGCCGATCGTCTCCCTGACGAACGTCTCCAAGACCTATCCCGCCCGCACCCACGGCGACCGCGAGATCGTCGCCGTCGACGACGTGACCCTCTCGATCGACAAGGGCGACGTCTTCGGCATCATCGGCTACTCCGGTGCCGGAAAATCGACCCTCGTGCGTCTCATCAACGCGCTGGAGCCGGCGACGCGCGGCACCATCACGGTGGACGGCGTCGACATCACGGCGCTCAAGGAGAGCGAACTGCGCGCCGTGCGTGGCGGCATCGGGATGATCTTCCAGCAGTTCAACCTGTTCTCGTCGCGCAGCGTCAAGGCCAACATCGCGTACCCGCTCAAGCTCGCGGGGTGGTCGAAGCCGGACATCGAGGCGCGCGTGACGGAGCTGCTGTCGTTCGTCGGGCTCTCCGACAAGGCGAAGGCGTACCCGGAGCAGCTGTCCGGCGGGCAGAAGCAGCGCGTCGGGATCGCCCGCGCGCTCGCGACCAAGCCCGCCATCCTCCTCGCGGACGAAGCGACGAGCGCCCTCGACCCGCAGACCACGCACGAGGTCCTCGATCTGCTCAAGCGCGTGAACGAGGAGCAGGGCGTCACGATCGTGGTGATCACCCACGAGATGGACGTGATCCAGACCATCGCCACTCGGGTCGCCGTGATGGAGAACGGCCGCGTCATCGAGCAGGGCGACGTGTTCGACGTCTTCTCCGCGCCGCAGAATCCGGCATCGCAGCGGTTCGTCGGAACCGTGGTGAAGGGCGTGCCGTCGCCCTCGGAACTCGCGGTCCTGCGGGACCGGCACATCGGTCGCCTCGTCACCCTGTCCTTCCGCGACGGTGATTCCTCTCAGGCCCAGGTGTTCCTCGACCTCGCGTCGGCGGGACTCGACTTCGAGCTCGTGTATGGCGGGATCAACGACATCCGTGGTCGCGCCTTCGGCCACCTCACGCTCGCCATCCGGGGGGACGCCGGCGCGATCGACCAGGCCCTGGCGCGCATCGCGGAGCGCGTCGAAGTCACCGTGATCGCCGGAGAGGAGGCCCGCTGA
- a CDS encoding methionine ABC transporter permease, whose amino-acid sequence MDRLNELWPEFWQAALETLYMTSFALVLGGILGLAVGILLYVTRPGGLMPNRFVSGLINFAVNFFRPIPFVIFMAVAQPFARLVVGSGIGTTAGAFIIGLAAAFAIGRIVEQHLVSVSPGVIEAARAMGAGPWRILFTVAIPESLGPLILGYTFIVVALIDMTAMAGLIGGGGLGAFAQIYGFRQFEPLVMWAAIILIVVFVHLVQLFGTRLARKVMRR is encoded by the coding sequence ATGGATCGGTTGAACGAACTGTGGCCCGAGTTCTGGCAGGCGGCCCTCGAGACCCTGTACATGACGTCGTTCGCGCTCGTCCTCGGCGGCATCCTCGGGTTGGCGGTGGGCATCCTCCTGTACGTCACCCGACCCGGCGGCCTGATGCCGAACCGCTTCGTCTCCGGGCTCATCAACTTCGCGGTGAACTTCTTCCGCCCGATCCCGTTCGTCATCTTCATGGCGGTGGCGCAGCCCTTCGCGCGCCTCGTCGTGGGCAGCGGCATCGGCACCACGGCGGGAGCCTTCATCATCGGCCTCGCGGCCGCGTTCGCGATCGGCCGCATCGTCGAGCAGCATCTCGTCTCGGTGTCGCCGGGCGTGATCGAGGCGGCACGGGCGATGGGAGCCGGCCCCTGGCGGATCCTCTTCACCGTGGCGATCCCCGAGTCGCTCGGCCCCCTCATCCTCGGTTACACGTTCATCGTCGTCGCGCTCATCGACATGACCGCGATGGCCGGACTCATCGGCGGCGGCGGACTCGGCGCCTTCGCGCAGATCTACGGTTTCCGACAGTTCGAGCCGCTCGTGATGTGGGCGGCGATCATCCTCATCGTGGTGTTCGTGCACCTCGTGCAGCTTTTCGGCACCCGGCTCGCCCGGAAGGTCATGCGCCGCTGA
- a CDS encoding pseudouridine synthase, which produces MGMPSPLPVRDGVGATRLHVPLTGAWPTVAAYMVERFFHLDPERLLARFDRGEIVARDGRPLSRDTPLGAEEFVWYYREPPVEKEIPFTEEILHQDEHLVVVDKPHFLPTTPGGKYLQNSALVRLRNRLGNPDLTPIHRLDRATAGLLMFSARPATRGAYQLLFEDRRVEKVYEAVSTRPADWDPSRFPLVYRNRIEKLRGQVCVQVDDDGAPNSETLIEIIAADERVVHTLLRPHSGKMHQLRVHLAALGLGILHDGFYPVLQPERPDDFTRPLQLLARELRFTDPLSGQERTFTTRRSLQEAPAR; this is translated from the coding sequence ATGGGCATGCCCTCCCCGCTCCCCGTGCGCGACGGCGTCGGGGCGACCCGGCTGCATGTGCCGCTGACGGGCGCGTGGCCCACCGTCGCCGCCTACATGGTCGAACGGTTCTTCCACCTCGATCCGGAGCGGCTGCTCGCGCGCTTCGACCGCGGGGAGATCGTCGCGCGCGACGGCCGCCCGCTCTCCCGGGACACGCCTCTCGGCGCCGAGGAGTTCGTCTGGTACTACCGGGAGCCTCCGGTCGAGAAGGAGATCCCGTTCACCGAGGAGATCCTGCACCAGGACGAGCACCTGGTCGTCGTGGACAAGCCGCACTTCCTCCCCACCACGCCCGGCGGCAAGTACCTCCAGAACTCCGCCCTCGTCCGGCTGCGCAACCGTCTCGGCAACCCGGACCTCACCCCCATCCACCGCCTGGACCGGGCCACGGCGGGCCTGCTGATGTTCTCCGCCCGCCCGGCCACGCGTGGCGCCTACCAGCTGCTGTTCGAGGACCGCCGTGTGGAGAAGGTGTACGAGGCCGTCTCCACACGCCCGGCGGACTGGGATCCGTCGCGCTTCCCGCTCGTCTACCGCAACCGCATCGAGAAGCTCCGTGGCCAGGTCTGCGTGCAGGTGGACGACGACGGCGCGCCGAACTCCGAGACGCTCATCGAGATCATCGCCGCCGACGAACGCGTCGTGCACACGCTCCTCCGCCCGCACAGCGGGAAGATGCATCAGCTCCGCGTGCACCTCGCCGCGCTCGGCCTCGGCATTCTCCACGACGGCTTCTACCCCGTGTTGCAGCCGGAGCGTCCGGATGACTTCACGCGCCCGCTTCAGCTCCTCGCCCGCGAACTCCGCTTCACCGACCCGCTGAGCGGGCAGGAGCGCACGTTCACGACGCGCCGGAGCCTGCAGGAGGCCCCGGCGCGCTGA
- a CDS encoding SDR family oxidoreductase produces the protein MRIAVAGGTGRIGRLVVEEARRRGHDPLSLSRGEGVDLTTGEGLATRLRGMDAVIDATNPPVADVAEAERVFTTLSHTLLTAESEAGVGHHVVLSIAALDRVRGNPHYAGKRAQEREVSRGAVPFTIVRATQFHDFPAMIAEWSIEDGEGIVPPLLLQPIAPADVAVALVDAAESPALGGSFDIAGPRTEDAVDMARRTLAAWSRDLPLRAAWKGAALGVEFAGEVLLPGDGARLAPTAFDDWLAAETR, from the coding sequence ATGCGGATCGCGGTCGCAGGAGGAACCGGACGGATCGGACGATTGGTCGTCGAGGAGGCCCGGCGGCGGGGGCACGATCCGCTGTCGCTCAGCCGTGGGGAGGGCGTCGATCTGACCACGGGCGAAGGCCTCGCCACCCGGCTGCGCGGGATGGATGCGGTCATCGACGCGACGAACCCCCCGGTAGCCGACGTCGCCGAAGCCGAGCGGGTGTTCACGACGCTCAGTCACACCCTGCTCACCGCCGAGAGCGAAGCCGGAGTCGGCCATCACGTGGTCCTCTCCATCGCGGCGCTCGACCGCGTGCGCGGGAACCCGCACTACGCGGGCAAACGCGCTCAGGAGCGAGAGGTCTCCCGCGGCGCCGTGCCGTTCACGATCGTCCGGGCCACACAGTTCCACGACTTCCCCGCGATGATCGCGGAGTGGAGCATCGAAGACGGCGAGGGCATCGTGCCCCCTCTGCTCCTGCAGCCCATCGCGCCCGCGGACGTCGCCGTCGCCCTCGTCGATGCGGCGGAGTCGCCGGCGCTCGGCGGCTCGTTCGACATCGCCGGGCCTCGCACGGAGGACGCCGTCGACATGGCCCGCCGCACCCTCGCCGCCTGGAGCCGTGATCTTCCGCTGCGCGCCGCGTGGAAGGGTGCCGCACTCGGCGTCGAGTTCGCGGGTGAAGTCCTGCTTCCGGGCGACGGCGCGCGCCTGGCACCAACGGCCTTCGACGACTGGCTCGCCGCCGAAACCCGCTGA
- a CDS encoding RrF2 family transcriptional regulator, producing MKLPETSEWVLHTVAVIAQLPAGSTVSGAQLAEHFGVPGPYLSKQLAKLVRAGILTGSTGPRGGFRLAREPERISILDLVTAVDGAADPYVCRELRQQGRGAARPEDCTNPCGLAVVMRRAHEAWRASLEAVSIAEVVGTLPARVPAKNRRLLLGGS from the coding sequence GTGAAACTCCCCGAGACCTCCGAGTGGGTGCTGCACACCGTCGCGGTGATCGCTCAGCTTCCCGCGGGGTCGACGGTGTCCGGAGCGCAGCTCGCCGAGCACTTCGGGGTGCCGGGGCCGTACCTGTCGAAGCAGCTCGCAAAGCTCGTCCGCGCCGGTATCCTCACGGGGAGCACGGGGCCGCGCGGTGGCTTCCGCCTTGCCAGGGAGCCGGAGCGCATCAGCATCCTCGACCTCGTCACCGCGGTCGACGGTGCCGCCGACCCCTACGTCTGCCGCGAACTCCGGCAGCAGGGAAGGGGAGCCGCCCGGCCGGAGGACTGTACGAACCCCTGCGGCCTCGCCGTCGTGATGCGCCGCGCTCACGAGGCCTGGCGGGCTTCTCTGGAGGCGGTGTCCATCGCCGAGGTCGTCGGCACGCTCCCGGCCCGTGTCCCTGCCAAGAACCGGCGTCTCCTCCTCGGCGGCTCCTGA
- a CDS encoding MarR family winged helix-turn-helix transcriptional regulator, producing MSEADEVDRIVGAWNTQRPDLDFSPLEVLSRMDRLSRHLDRARREVFRRSDLEPWEWDVLSALRRAGSPFQLSPKQLLQQTLVSSGTMTNRIDRLVGRRFVRREADPADGRSVLVTLTDDGRVRVDAAITRLVDAEADLLRALSRADRDRLAALLRKLSLSFDT from the coding sequence ATGAGTGAGGCGGATGAGGTCGACCGGATCGTCGGCGCGTGGAACACCCAGCGCCCCGACCTCGACTTCTCGCCTCTCGAAGTGCTGTCGCGGATGGATCGCCTCTCCCGCCATCTCGACCGTGCGCGCCGAGAGGTCTTCCGCCGCAGCGACCTGGAGCCGTGGGAGTGGGACGTTCTGTCGGCGCTGCGCCGCGCGGGGTCCCCGTTCCAGCTCTCGCCCAAGCAGCTCCTCCAGCAGACCCTCGTATCGAGCGGCACGATGACCAACCGCATCGACCGTCTCGTCGGCCGCCGCTTCGTGCGCCGCGAAGCCGATCCGGCGGACGGCCGAAGCGTGCTCGTGACTCTGACCGACGACGGCCGGGTCCGGGTGGACGCCGCGATCACCCGGCTCGTCGACGCCGAGGCTGATCTGCTGCGTGCGCTCTCCCGCGCCGACCGCGACCGGCTGGCCGCCCTGCTGCGCAAGCTCAGCCTCAGCTTCGACACCTGA
- a CDS encoding GNAT family N-acetyltransferase — MSIVIERVTVATPEIAAFIGAHHAEMDGTAPPESQHALPLDRLLAPRVRFFTGVLEGRIAATGALAAVEGEHEELKSMRTDPAFRGRGFGRAMLRHLLDDAAARGIRRVSLETGRDAFFAPARAMYAAAGFREGLPFGSYLPDPHSAFLTLALPPASAAAPSRAIMNG, encoded by the coding sequence ATGAGCATCGTGATCGAGCGCGTCACCGTCGCCACCCCCGAGATCGCAGCCTTCATCGGCGCGCACCACGCGGAGATGGACGGGACCGCTCCGCCGGAGAGCCAGCACGCCCTCCCGCTCGATCGGCTGCTCGCACCGCGCGTCCGGTTCTTCACGGGAGTGCTCGAGGGCCGGATCGCCGCGACCGGGGCTCTGGCGGCCGTCGAGGGCGAGCATGAGGAGCTGAAGTCGATGCGCACCGACCCGGCTTTCCGCGGCCGCGGGTTCGGACGAGCGATGCTGCGCCACCTCCTCGACGATGCGGCCGCGCGCGGCATCCGGCGAGTCTCGCTGGAGACCGGGAGGGACGCCTTCTTCGCTCCCGCCCGGGCGATGTACGCCGCTGCCGGTTTCCGCGAGGGCCTCCCGTTCGGCTCCTACCTCCCCGACCCGCACAGCGCCTTCCTCACCCTGGCCCTGCCCCCGGCGTCCGCGGCTGCACCCTCGCGCGCGATAATGAACGGATGA